One [Clostridium] saccharolyticum WM1 DNA segment encodes these proteins:
- a CDS encoding major capsid protein gives MPTTKLSDVIIPELYTPYVVNRTMELSALFQSGIITNNAEFDRLASEAAPIHNMPFFEDLTGDSEDIIEDADLTAKKITSNKDVSTTIRRANLWASTDLAAALAGSDPMAAIGNLEAGYWAREYQKILIQELTGVFGSYTNTESATITPLADHILDISALSTAAAQKVSASAFIDALQLLGDAQGQLTAVAMHSATKTYLKKLNLITTERDSTDVEFEAYQGRRVIVDDGCPVANDVYTTYLFGQGAIAFGNGSPVGFVPTEVDRDKKKGSGVDYLISRKTFIMHPRGIKWTNLAREHVETPTKAELMNAINYERVYEPKQIRIVAFKHKIG, from the coding sequence ATGCCAACAACAAAATTATCAGACGTAATTATTCCAGAGCTTTATACACCATATGTAGTCAATCGTACTATGGAGTTATCCGCACTCTTCCAAAGCGGAATCATCACTAACAACGCAGAATTTGATCGTTTAGCTAGCGAAGCAGCCCCAATTCATAATATGCCTTTCTTCGAGGATTTAACTGGTGATTCCGAAGACATTATTGAAGATGCAGATCTGACAGCAAAGAAAATTACATCCAATAAGGATGTATCTACCACCATTCGCCGCGCAAATCTGTGGGCATCAACGGATCTGGCTGCCGCGCTTGCTGGCAGTGATCCGATGGCGGCTATTGGTAATCTCGAAGCTGGATATTGGGCAAGAGAATACCAGAAAATATTAATCCAGGAGCTTACTGGAGTATTCGGCAGCTATACAAATACGGAAAGTGCGACGATAACTCCTTTGGCAGATCATATTCTTGATATTTCCGCCTTAAGTACTGCCGCAGCACAGAAAGTCAGTGCGAGTGCATTCATCGACGCTTTACAGCTTCTTGGAGATGCACAGGGTCAGCTTACTGCTGTAGCCATGCATAGTGCTACTAAAACATACTTGAAGAAGCTCAACCTTATTACAACGGAGAGAGATTCAACTGATGTAGAATTCGAAGCTTATCAGGGTCGCCGTGTTATCGTAGATGATGGCTGCCCGGTAGCAAATGATGTATATACTACCTATTTGTTTGGTCAGGGTGCTATCGCATTTGGTAACGGATCCCCGGTAGGGTTTGTACCAACAGAAGTTGACCGAGATAAAAAGAAAGGTTCTGGTGTTGATTATCTCATCAGCCGTAAGACTTTCATTATGCACCCACGCGGAATCAAGTGGACCAACCTGGCCCGTGAGCATGTGGAAACACCAACGAAAGCCGAGCTGATGAATGCTATCAACTATGAGCGTGTGTATGAGCCTAAACAGATCAGAATTGTAGCCTTTAAGCATAAGATTGGATAA
- a CDS encoding phage tail tube protein yields MGAYTKITDLVTGSEGSAFITTDGQNRYFFELSKIEANIEFTVIAKKLLGHRMKQHKVVGAEGKGSMTIYNVSPAALAVYQQYIKDGGVPQISIQVANDDPSSTIGKRTVVMRNCILSKVPVAYLEDGSEDLNTTDTDFTFDDLDDLERYVLPENMR; encoded by the coding sequence ATGGGAGCATATACAAAAATAACGGACCTCGTGACAGGAAGTGAGGGAAGCGCTTTTATTACGACAGACGGACAAAACCGGTATTTCTTTGAGCTGTCAAAAATTGAGGCTAATATCGAATTTACCGTCATTGCGAAAAAGTTGTTAGGACACCGTATGAAGCAGCACAAGGTTGTCGGAGCAGAGGGTAAAGGAAGTATGACAATTTACAATGTAAGCCCTGCAGCCTTGGCGGTCTATCAGCAGTATATTAAAGACGGCGGAGTACCGCAGATAAGCATTCAGGTGGCTAATGATGACCCGTCATCTACGATTGGAAAGCGTACTGTCGTTATGAGGAATTGTATCCTTTCCAAGGTGCCAGTGGCTTACCTAGAGGACGGCAGCGAGGATTTGAATACCACAGATACAGATTTCACCTTTGATGATCTGGACGATCTTGAAAGGTATGTATTGCCTGAGAACATGAGGTAA
- a CDS encoding HK97 gp10 family phage protein — MSSSNYRNNKAMIDKFRKELMAELGEIKDIDRKIMTRAVNDGLARIKKNTPVGLHPNPVTFTVKNGKEAGTVVSFKVSNQRTGGFLRESWRKTPTVKATDGTQAELTNTADYASFWNDGHRIVTKIGGPTKGFVKGTHELEKTVSYVNKRMVSLFKAEIERIDKKYDK; from the coding sequence ATGAGCAGCAGTAATTACCGTAATAACAAGGCTATGATTGACAAGTTTCGTAAGGAGCTTATGGCAGAGTTGGGAGAAATTAAAGACATTGACAGAAAAATTATGACTCGTGCGGTAAACGATGGATTAGCCAGAATTAAGAAAAATACCCCCGTAGGCTTACACCCGAATCCAGTTACATTCACAGTAAAGAACGGGAAAGAAGCTGGTACTGTTGTAAGCTTTAAGGTAAGTAATCAGCGAACCGGAGGTTTTTTACGTGAATCGTGGCGTAAAACCCCAACAGTCAAAGCAACTGATGGAACCCAGGCAGAATTAACAAACACTGCGGACTATGCTTCTTTCTGGAATGATGGACACCGGATTGTTACAAAGATAGGCGGGCCAACAAAGGGTTTTGTAAAGGGAACTCATGAACTGGAAAAAACCGTCAGCTACGTCAACAAGCGTATGGTCTCCCTGTTCAAGGCAGAAATCGAAAGGATTGACAAGAAGTATGATAAATGA
- a CDS encoding phage tail sheath C-terminal domain-containing protein → MAGTWTSQNKILPGAYINVATNEPLSITPGDRGTVVILQELSVGTDGSIYTITATEQAYPNNATAADKKLVNLALQNAKTVKLYKLPATHDIDDITAALVTLGTEKFDTMVYPYDNEKTAEKTAIVTWIKAMRDDEGVWCTAVLANHVADSEAIINVPQGLKPSATESLTAAEATAWVGGATAGAGITTSNTGKTVAGVIDVSPRMTRSEMEAAVTAGKFIFKVDSAQNVTVVYDINSLTTTTATKGDMFKKNRVIRTIDGIRNDITSIFEASYVGKVNNNADGRLLLKSALVDYFTTLQNLGAIQNFETGDITIEAGTAIDAVLVTANIQPVDSVEKIYISVNLS, encoded by the coding sequence ATGGCGGGAACATGGACATCACAGAATAAGATTTTACCCGGTGCGTATATCAATGTGGCTACTAATGAGCCGTTATCGATTACGCCCGGTGATCGTGGTACGGTGGTAATCTTGCAGGAGTTAAGCGTGGGAACTGACGGCTCCATTTACACCATTACAGCCACAGAACAGGCTTATCCAAACAATGCCACTGCTGCGGATAAGAAACTGGTTAATTTGGCATTGCAGAACGCCAAGACGGTCAAGTTATATAAGCTTCCTGCTACACATGACATTGACGATATAACGGCGGCATTGGTTACACTCGGGACAGAAAAGTTTGACACCATGGTGTATCCATATGATAATGAAAAAACCGCAGAAAAGACGGCAATCGTTACATGGATTAAAGCAATGAGGGACGATGAAGGGGTATGGTGTACAGCAGTTCTTGCCAACCACGTGGCGGACAGCGAGGCCATTATCAATGTGCCCCAGGGTTTAAAGCCATCTGCCACAGAAAGCCTCACGGCGGCAGAAGCAACCGCATGGGTAGGCGGAGCAACGGCAGGGGCCGGTATTACAACATCTAACACAGGAAAGACCGTTGCAGGCGTGATTGATGTTTCACCAAGAATGACCCGGTCTGAAATGGAGGCAGCCGTAACCGCCGGGAAGTTTATTTTCAAGGTGGACTCTGCTCAGAATGTAACGGTTGTCTATGATATCAACTCACTTACTACCACAACGGCCACTAAGGGCGATATGTTCAAGAAAAACCGTGTTATTCGTACCATTGATGGAATCCGAAATGATATAACGTCTATTTTTGAAGCGTCCTATGTTGGCAAAGTAAATAACAATGCGGATGGCAGGCTGCTTTTAAAATCGGCTCTTGTGGATTACTTTACTACACTGCAAAACTTGGGAGCAATCCAGAATTTTGAAACAGGTGATATTACGATCGAAGCAGGAACCGCCATTGACGCAGTACTTGTCACAGCAAACATTCAGCCAGTAGATAGTGTGGAAAAAATCTACATCTCTGTTAATTTGTCATAA
- a CDS encoding head-tail connector protein produces MTKSEMIAAVKGNLKIEDETQDLTISDVILLVCEYCNINTEMIPEPMEKIIRKKVKGIMDYEAVSGNGFVQDIASIKEGDGTITYATSGTNGKDGIYWLSDSDKAALRLYRRLRGYV; encoded by the coding sequence ATGACAAAATCGGAGATGATCGCAGCAGTTAAAGGTAATCTTAAAATCGAGGACGAAACGCAGGACCTGACCATCTCCGATGTCATCCTACTCGTCTGCGAATATTGCAATATTAATACTGAGATGATCCCGGAACCCATGGAAAAAATTATCCGAAAGAAAGTAAAGGGTATCATGGATTATGAGGCTGTAAGCGGTAACGGTTTTGTGCAGGATATCGCAAGCATTAAAGAGGGCGATGGAACCATTACATACGCCACGAGCGGCACGAATGGCAAAGATGGCATATATTGGCTGTCTGACAGTGACAAGGCAGCCCTGCGGCTGTATAGGAGGCTGAGAGGCTATGTATAA
- a CDS encoding phage tail terminator family protein, translating to MINDVYKGISVECKIVNPAAKIYRDNIPQNFKTPAFFAELIEFSPMRSVNGKQRISSQFDLQYFPDGNPTEYKTKCIQMQEELSRHFQVLEGSFYVKDRSFKLTDDVLHFQFTVDYTEAFIADETPMQELDTNTNMKED from the coding sequence ATGATAAATGATGTTTATAAGGGCATATCGGTTGAATGCAAGATTGTTAATCCTGCCGCCAAGATCTACAGGGATAACATACCGCAGAACTTTAAAACGCCGGCCTTTTTTGCAGAATTGATTGAATTCTCCCCTATGAGGTCCGTAAACGGCAAGCAACGGATATCATCCCAATTTGATTTGCAATACTTCCCTGATGGGAACCCAACAGAATATAAAACGAAATGCATACAGATGCAGGAGGAACTTTCCAGACATTTTCAGGTCCTGGAGGGTTCTTTTTATGTGAAGGACCGGTCCTTTAAGTTGACCGATGATGTTTTACACTTCCAGTTCACAGTAGACTACACAGAAGCCTTTATTGCCGATGAAACCCCTATGCAGGAGCTGGATACCAATACAAATATGAAGGAGGATTGA
- a CDS encoding phage portal protein yields MDIDVIKRLIKKYQPGQSEFIMQAKKARNYYRNKTDILFDKPKNERDQEENPLRNADNRIPFNFHGLLVNQKAAYMFTAPPLFDLGNKAANKKLTGFLGDKYPKVCKDLCIDASNCTVGWLHLWKDNKGILKYAVVPSEQIMPVWGSSLEKELLGAFRVYQDTDENTGVVYTVYEYWNDTECNAYRLKTGDDISLLTPYQMFVIDPQLCDMSETYNHGMGEVPFFPFYNNNIDTNDLVNTKPLIDTYCKVFSGFVNDLEDIQEVIFVLTNYGGTDLGQFLRDLKDYKTIQVESGGSDDKSGVSTLTIELPVEARDKLLAITRKCIFEQGQGIDPDPQNFGNSSGVALGFLYSLLELKAGLMETEFKLSFGRFIRCVCRVSNIAIKDDSIIQTWTRTSVKNDLELSQIAMQSMGVISQTTIVGHHPWVEDPEAEMNTIKEEEGEHEERNKTVTEMLTENGAPGIEGDDT; encoded by the coding sequence ATGGATATAGATGTTATAAAAAGGCTAATCAAGAAATATCAGCCGGGACAATCTGAGTTTATCATGCAAGCTAAAAAAGCGCGCAACTACTATAGGAATAAGACTGATATCTTGTTTGACAAACCGAAAAACGAACGTGACCAGGAGGAAAATCCATTAAGGAATGCTGACAACCGAATACCTTTTAATTTCCACGGTCTCCTTGTTAATCAAAAAGCCGCCTATATGTTCACGGCACCACCATTATTTGATTTGGGAAATAAGGCCGCAAACAAAAAACTGACCGGATTCCTTGGTGACAAATATCCTAAAGTATGTAAAGACCTGTGTATTGATGCTTCTAACTGTACAGTAGGGTGGTTACATCTTTGGAAGGACAACAAAGGTATATTGAAATATGCGGTAGTACCATCTGAACAAATCATGCCGGTATGGGGTTCGAGTTTAGAAAAGGAACTGCTGGGTGCATTTAGAGTTTATCAGGATACTGATGAAAACACTGGCGTTGTGTACACTGTCTATGAATATTGGAATGATACAGAGTGTAATGCATACAGGTTAAAGACAGGCGATGACATTAGCCTACTAACACCATACCAGATGTTTGTTATAGACCCACAGCTTTGTGATATGTCAGAAACATACAATCACGGTATGGGAGAGGTGCCATTCTTCCCGTTTTACAACAACAATATAGATACAAACGATCTGGTAAATACAAAGCCACTGATTGATACCTACTGTAAGGTATTCAGCGGTTTTGTTAATGATCTGGAGGATATCCAAGAAGTTATATTCGTGCTTACAAATTACGGCGGCACAGATCTTGGGCAGTTTTTGAGGGATTTGAAAGACTATAAGACAATCCAGGTTGAGAGTGGAGGCTCTGACGATAAATCAGGAGTTTCCACCCTTACGATTGAATTACCGGTAGAGGCTAGGGATAAGCTGCTTGCAATAACTCGCAAATGTATCTTTGAACAAGGGCAAGGTATAGATCCAGATCCACAGAATTTTGGTAATAGTTCGGGGGTTGCGCTGGGTTTCCTATATTCTCTCTTAGAACTCAAAGCAGGGCTTATGGAGACCGAATTTAAACTAAGTTTTGGACGGTTTATACGTTGTGTCTGCAGAGTGTCAAACATTGCAATTAAGGACGATTCTATTATCCAGACATGGACCAGAACAAGCGTTAAAAATGACCTGGAACTTTCTCAGATTGCAATGCAGAGTATGGGAGTTATCTCTCAGACGACTATCGTTGGTCATCACCCGTGGGTAGAGGATCCGGAAGCAGAAATGAACACCATAAAAGAAGAGGAAGGCGAGCACGAGGAACGTAATAAGACCGTCACCGAAATGCTCACTGAGAATGGAGCCCCAGGCATTGAAGGAGATGATACATAA
- a CDS encoding phage tail assembly chaperone translates to MSSLKAFLNPVKVENKEVIISDRFVEDGKPVPFIIRPVTQEENEEILRRFRKTTKKGKDVQETFDQIGYSHELAATAVVFPNLNDADLQKAYGVLGGTKLLKKMLLIGEFAALAEEVRSLSGLEEDINDDIEEAKN, encoded by the coding sequence ATGAGTAGCTTAAAAGCATTCTTAAACCCTGTAAAGGTTGAAAACAAAGAAGTTATTATTTCAGATAGATTTGTAGAAGATGGTAAGCCGGTTCCGTTCATCATTAGACCAGTCACTCAGGAAGAAAACGAAGAGATCCTAAGAAGGTTCCGCAAAACTACAAAAAAGGGTAAGGACGTACAGGAGACATTCGATCAGATTGGATACAGCCATGAGCTTGCAGCAACAGCCGTAGTGTTTCCTAACCTTAACGATGCTGATTTACAGAAAGCATATGGGGTGCTTGGGGGTACAAAGCTATTAAAGAAGATGCTGTTAATTGGTGAGTTTGCTGCATTAGCAGAAGAGGTAAGAAGTTTATCCGGCTTGGAAGAAGATATCAATGATGATATAGAAGAAGCAAAAAACTGA
- a CDS encoding LysM peptidoglycan-binding domain-containing protein — MSYSIYFKYGGKKYKLPVNPEEIKRSRELNIETYQVIGVGQVSVPSYCSLETFNFEAEFPGQEYHYVETSGRFHDADFYEKMFRKAQKKKTPIRFIASNEISDDISCKVLIKSVESVEKAGEEGDKYITLTLMEYKAPGKRYIAVPTATVTIKQEETPTAQTNPAITENKTYTVKKGDTLWGIAKTFYGNGALFTKIAAANPGIKNPNVISIGQVLVIPA, encoded by the coding sequence ATGTCTTATTCAATCTATTTTAAATACGGCGGTAAAAAATACAAGCTTCCTGTAAATCCGGAGGAAATCAAGCGCAGCCGGGAATTAAACATTGAGACGTATCAAGTAATAGGCGTAGGGCAGGTTTCTGTGCCCTCCTATTGCTCGCTTGAAACATTCAACTTTGAAGCTGAGTTTCCTGGACAGGAATATCATTACGTTGAAACAAGTGGAAGGTTTCACGATGCAGATTTTTACGAAAAAATGTTTAGGAAAGCACAGAAAAAAAAGACACCGATTCGATTTATAGCTTCAAATGAAATTTCAGATGATATCAGTTGCAAAGTATTAATTAAAAGTGTGGAATCTGTAGAAAAGGCGGGGGAAGAAGGTGACAAGTATATTACTCTCACCTTGATGGAATATAAAGCTCCAGGAAAACGATATATAGCTGTTCCAACTGCGACCGTTACAATAAAACAGGAAGAAACTCCAACAGCACAAACAAACCCTGCAATTACGGAGAATAAAACGTATACAGTAAAAAAGGGAGATACATTATGGGGTATTGCTAAAACATTTTATGGGAATGGTGCGCTTTTTACAAAGATAGCAGCTGCAAATCCCGGCATAAAAAATCCAAACGTTATTTCTATTGGTCAAGTTCTTGTAATACCGGCTTAA
- a CDS encoding minor capsid protein, giving the protein MSYWEDRQIIRYKAGEKTINQYYKDLEKAFIQAKKEIQQVIDLFYMRYADENGVTYAKARKLLSKAEIGELKDFIDKVKENMGKYNLDVENMSIKARVTRYEALEKQIDAVLQKLYAVDYEYNGSLTLEQVYKGSYYQTWYNIDQYTGFHKEFAQISPSLIDTYINYPFDGAKFSTRLWKKKAYLQQQLMESMTTMMIQGKHPSTLSKGFAKKFGRSQWEAYRLLHTEASFVMSQATHDVYKEDGVDKYEYIAALDSRTCEICRPLDKKVFDTEDAVTGVNMAPMHALCRCTDAPYYEDTPTAGMKRIARDPETGESYKVPAGMSYDEWHTKYIENDPQKALAELKILHKNGDMEQYKDYKAIFGKDIAESFAEFQDMKYTKVEKWKEVKAEKQSRINQMDFSQMGKLKERLGNKEVRLWYKSQDEKIPNLVDGTKSSREQAIRAFNLRNEYRTQARELMKDKKAREELDRNHKNPSFEQIMEHKKKKYGLTDEEAYQDIIRSSATTNKKYDRIAGVEREEEER; this is encoded by the coding sequence ATGTCTTATTGGGAAGATAGGCAGATAATCCGCTACAAGGCTGGGGAAAAGACAATCAACCAATATTATAAGGATTTGGAAAAAGCATTTATCCAGGCAAAGAAAGAGATCCAGCAGGTCATAGACTTGTTTTACATGCGCTATGCGGACGAAAACGGCGTAACGTATGCAAAGGCACGGAAGCTGCTGTCAAAGGCTGAAATCGGGGAGCTTAAAGACTTTATTGATAAGGTAAAGGAAAATATGGGAAAGTATAACCTTGATGTTGAGAATATGTCCATCAAGGCAAGAGTGACCCGGTATGAGGCCTTGGAAAAGCAGATTGATGCTGTCCTACAAAAGCTTTACGCAGTTGACTATGAATATAACGGATCTCTGACATTAGAACAGGTTTATAAAGGCTCCTACTATCAGACATGGTACAACATCGATCAGTACACCGGATTCCACAAGGAATTTGCACAGATATCCCCATCGTTGATTGATACTTACATCAACTATCCATTTGACGGTGCTAAATTCTCCACCCGGCTATGGAAAAAAAAGGCATACCTGCAACAGCAGCTTATGGAATCCATGACTACAATGATGATACAGGGCAAGCACCCTAGCACATTAAGCAAAGGTTTTGCGAAGAAGTTCGGGAGGAGTCAGTGGGAAGCTTATCGCTTATTACATACCGAGGCTAGTTTCGTAATGTCCCAGGCCACCCATGATGTGTACAAAGAGGACGGAGTAGACAAGTATGAATACATAGCCGCTCTGGACAGCCGTACATGCGAGATATGCAGGCCTTTGGACAAAAAGGTGTTTGATACCGAAGATGCGGTTACGGGCGTTAATATGGCCCCTATGCATGCTTTGTGTCGCTGCACAGACGCGCCATACTATGAGGATACACCAACGGCCGGCATGAAGAGAATTGCTAGGGACCCGGAAACCGGTGAATCTTACAAGGTTCCGGCTGGAATGTCCTATGATGAGTGGCATACCAAATACATAGAGAACGATCCACAAAAAGCGTTAGCTGAATTAAAGATCTTGCATAAAAATGGTGACATGGAACAGTACAAAGATTATAAAGCAATTTTTGGAAAAGATATCGCTGAATCATTTGCAGAATTCCAGGATATGAAGTATACTAAAGTTGAGAAGTGGAAAGAGGTAAAGGCAGAAAAACAAAGCCGTATTAATCAAATGGACTTCTCCCAGATGGGCAAGCTAAAAGAAAGGCTTGGAAATAAAGAGGTACGTTTATGGTATAAGTCTCAGGACGAAAAAATTCCGAATTTGGTTGATGGAACAAAGTCGTCAAGAGAACAGGCGATTCGAGCTTTTAACCTTAGAAACGAATACCGCACCCAGGCCAGAGAGCTAATGAAGGATAAGAAAGCCCGTGAGGAATTGGATAGAAACCACAAGAACCCCTCGTTTGAGCAGATCATGGAACACAAGAAGAAAAAGTATGGACTGACAGATGAAGAAGCTTATCAGGATATCATTCGTAGCAGCGCCACTACAAACAAAAAGTATGACCGTATTGCAGGAGTAGAAAGAGAGGAGGAAGAGAGATGA
- a CDS encoding phage scaffolding protein: protein MKKEDLIAKGLTDEQAQIAVDAWNESIKAYVPKERFDEVNGKMKEANATIDTLKKNNTDNEELQKQVKEYKDKVADLEIKSANTLKEYALKDALKESGTVDTDYIIYKQGGLDKFTFDNDGKPVGIDDVLKPLKEAYPHLFKAENGGGYRPAGGGNPAANNPFAKESFNLTEQGKLLRDNPTQAMALAAAAGVTINQ, encoded by the coding sequence ATGAAGAAAGAGGATTTAATTGCAAAAGGTTTGACTGATGAGCAGGCCCAGATTGCTGTAGATGCGTGGAATGAATCCATTAAAGCCTATGTACCAAAGGAACGCTTTGACGAGGTTAACGGCAAGATGAAAGAAGCCAATGCAACCATTGATACATTGAAGAAAAATAATACTGACAATGAGGAGTTGCAGAAGCAGGTAAAAGAATATAAAGACAAGGTTGCAGATCTTGAGATCAAGTCCGCAAACACGTTGAAAGAATATGCTCTTAAAGATGCCCTTAAAGAATCAGGCACCGTGGATACCGATTACATCATCTATAAACAAGGTGGCCTTGATAAGTTCACCTTTGACAATGACGGAAAGCCTGTTGGCATTGATGATGTATTGAAGCCGTTAAAAGAAGCTTATCCCCATCTCTTCAAGGCAGAGAACGGCGGCGGATACAGACCGGCAGGCGGAGGAAATCCTGCGGCAAATAACCCATTTGCAAAAGAAAGTTTCAACCTCACGGAACAAGGGAAGCTGTTGCGTGATAATCCAACACAGGCTATGGCACTAGCTGCCGCTGCCGGGGTAACAATTAACCAATGA
- a CDS encoding tape measure protein, translating into MATLKAMFKLFDGYSSTVNKIVSGTDKAADSVLKASKNTDKFNDSLINTGASASTASSGLTKLIGTVITLASAKKAMDLTDTYTNTDARLKMINDGSQTQLELQNKIYAAADRARGSYTEMASTVAKMNLLAGDSFGSNDEAIGFTELLQKSLKVSGAGKSEQDSAFLQLPQAMAAGKLQGDEFRSVMENAPMVANAIASYMGKSKGELKELSSKGAITADIIKGAMFAAADDINDKFSTMPMTFADVWTKIKNTGNQAFGEVFEKMNTMLNSESGQQMINGITAAIYMAADAANDLLDSAAAVYNFISDNWQFIGPIIGGVAAAFIAYNIVLGITNGLIAFGALTNGIHAASLMLQKNETFAATVAQHGFNAALLACPITWIVVGIVLLIAVFYAGVAAVNHFAGTSISATGLIGAAFGVLYAIIYNTFLYPFQVGFALVANFIGNVFNNPVGAVKVLFLDMANTCISYILNMAKAIENIINKIPGVTVDITSGLDNLKAGIEKKTSKIKDETGWKEYIKQPELMDITKSAAKGYKIGSGIESGISGLLESFSPDLPGYKPDFSQFATSGNPATIKGTGKGGAVKVENEEDINWLRKLAERDFVARIASNTLAPNIKVEFSGPITKEADTDGVAAHIGNILKDQIATAAEGVY; encoded by the coding sequence ATGGCTACATTAAAAGCAATGTTCAAATTATTTGATGGATACAGCTCGACAGTTAATAAAATTGTTAGCGGTACAGACAAAGCGGCAGACAGTGTATTAAAAGCCAGTAAAAACACAGATAAATTCAATGACAGTCTGATAAACACAGGGGCTTCTGCTTCCACCGCCAGTAGTGGGCTGACAAAGCTGATCGGGACTGTGATAACTCTTGCATCTGCAAAAAAGGCAATGGATCTGACTGATACTTACACCAACACGGATGCACGTTTGAAAATGATCAATGATGGATCGCAGACACAACTTGAACTCCAGAATAAGATTTACGCAGCGGCTGACCGGGCCAGGGGATCCTATACGGAGATGGCTTCGACTGTGGCAAAAATGAACCTTCTGGCCGGTGATAGTTTTGGCAGCAATGATGAAGCTATTGGATTTACGGAATTACTTCAAAAGTCGTTGAAAGTATCCGGTGCCGGGAAATCAGAACAGGATTCGGCCTTTCTCCAGCTTCCCCAAGCGATGGCGGCAGGTAAGCTGCAAGGCGATGAATTCCGGTCTGTTATGGAGAATGCCCCAATGGTTGCGAATGCCATAGCAAGCTATATGGGAAAGAGTAAGGGCGAATTGAAAGAATTATCTTCAAAAGGAGCTATCACAGCAGATATTATCAAAGGAGCAATGTTTGCGGCTGCTGATGATATCAATGATAAATTCTCCACTATGCCCATGACTTTCGCTGACGTATGGACTAAGATAAAAAACACCGGAAATCAAGCATTTGGTGAAGTATTTGAAAAAATGAATACAATGCTTAATTCTGAATCGGGACAACAGATGATAAATGGAATTACTGCTGCAATTTATATGGCTGCCGATGCCGCAAATGATTTACTGGACAGTGCCGCTGCAGTGTATAACTTCATTAGTGATAACTGGCAATTTATTGGACCGATTATAGGCGGTGTAGCAGCGGCATTTATAGCCTATAACATAGTTCTTGGTATTACTAATGGCCTTATTGCCTTTGGTGCATTGACCAATGGAATTCATGCAGCTTCTTTAATGCTACAAAAAAATGAAACATTTGCGGCAACAGTTGCACAGCATGGATTTAATGCGGCGTTGCTGGCTTGCCCTATTACATGGATTGTTGTCGGCATAGTACTATTAATAGCCGTATTCTACGCTGGTGTAGCCGCAGTCAATCACTTCGCAGGAACAAGCATAAGCGCAACCGGATTGATCGGAGCAGCGTTTGGCGTATTGTATGCCATCATCTATAACACTTTTTTGTATCCGTTCCAGGTGGGCTTTGCTCTGGTAGCAAACTTTATAGGGAATGTGTTTAATAACCCCGTGGGTGCGGTGAAGGTGCTATTTCTGGATATGGCCAATACCTGTATTTCTTACATACTTAACATGGCAAAGGCCATTGAAAATATTATCAATAAGATTCCTGGGGTGACGGTTGATATTACATCTGGTCTGGATAATCTAAAGGCCGGCATCGAGAAGAAAACCAGCAAAATCAAAGATGAAACTGGCTGGAAAGAGTATATCAAGCAGCCGGAACTTATGGACATAACAAAGTCGGCTGCAAAGGGGTACAAGATCGGTTCAGGAATTGAAAGCGGAATATCTGGACTTCTTGAAAGTTTTTCTCCTGATCTACCTGGATATAAGCCTGACTTTAGCCAGTTTGCTACTTCCGGGAATCCAGCAACTATTAAGGGTACTGGAAAGGGCGGAGCTGTAAAGGTAGAGAATGAAGAAGATATTAATTGGTTGAGAAAGCTTGCAGAGCGTGACTTTGTAGCACGTATAGCCAGTAATACGCTTGCCCCCAACATTAAGGTTGAATTTAGTGGACCAATCACGAAAGAAGCCGATACTGACGGAGTAGCAGCTCATATAGGCAATATTCTCAAAGATCAGATTGCGACAGCAGCGGAAGGGGTGTATTGA